The sequence ttattatcaAATTCGAAATCattaataatagaaaaataattgttaACAAGgattttatgtttttcataaaaatttttattaaatgttaatattttttcaatgtCTTTTATCATACGACTAATTTCTGTTTCATAAGATGAAGTATACTCTTTGGAAATAAAAGTTTTGTACAGGTTTTCCGTTGGGTTCATCATGATTTTAGGGTTTAACGTGATAACGTAGAAAGGTGACTGCTTCATTTTGCtgtaaatgaaaatgttCTCGTCCTGCTCATACCTCTTCGTCTTATTGTTGTCAACTTCATCACTACTGTTGCTATTTCCGGTATTATCGCTATTGTTACTAGTGCCATTATTGCCACTACTTCCATCCTCCTGGTAATTCGCGCTGTATGAGTTAAATAACTTCCTTTCGAAACTCCTAGAAAAGTCTGCTTCACCCACAAAATTGTAGTACTCAAAAATAGCTGCTTTCATTTGATGATTTAAATTATCCATTAAAATTACAAGTGTAGAAGAATCTAAGTACGggtatatgtaatataacaAGGAAACGGGATATTTATGATTGACAATAAGTATATCTATTACttgattatttttgttttgatatattttagtaattAAGTCTAAGGTTCCATATATATCTTCTTTACtattttgtgtatttttttcacttcttttacaataaaattcTACCCCTTTTAAAAGTAACAAAcatctattatttttataaagaaaataattcttaCATATTCCCATATTTTCTTCTATAAATATTGCATTATCAGGTTTATCAAGTATTGCTGATGCAATACTATTTAAACcaatttgtaatataaataaatcgTTATCTGTATACTGCTCTATTAACTTTTTAGTTGTCAACAGAAATTCCTTGTTTTCTCGATCCCAcgttttttcaattatattttcaatcgTCTGTGCGTTATCGGAGATTGGGTTTTCGTACT comes from Plasmodium malariae genome assembly, chromosome: 7 and encodes:
- the PmUG01_07021200 gene encoding conserved Plasmodium protein, unknown function, translating into MYKDLTFFVLTIFFFFFNEAKIIEGDLNNSNEKDGNRYISLDKNNINDFIGVKENKFLFNVTCRTSKMLSSMKGYILSMFHSSMDFLERLQYENPISDNAQTIENIIEKTWDRENKEFLLTTKKLIEQYTDNDLFILQIGLNSIASAILDKPDNAIFIEENMGICKNYFLYKNNRCLLLLKGVEFYCKRSEKNTQNSKEDIYGTLDLITKIYQNKNNQVIDILIVNHKYPVSLLYYIYPYLDSSTLVILMDNLNHQMKAAIFEYYNFVGEADFSRSFERKLFNSYSANYQEDGSSGNNGTSNNSDNTGNSNSSDEVDNNKTKRYEQDENIFIYSKMKQSPFYVITLNPKIMMNPTENLYKTFISKEYTSSYETEISRMIKDIEKILTFNKNFYEKHKILVNNYFSIINDFEFDNNEEGKKNVTDALALILKAFASSGDINKNNYEYAIISLKNIFETMLFNIYEQSKFKALFTPLMDFYKLYLNKDDSNYILYEFLLYGLIRNSRDVSSYELKELLFLDVLRDVSKKVNKYSISQVIEVVTKLNILLKKLRSREDIMHVKEYAKRQFSLDYINYEL